Part of the Prevotella communis genome is shown below.
GGACGTGCCTTTGCCGAATTAGGCTTCGAGCGAAAGACAAGCAGAAACGTACGAGGCTATATTGCGATACGTAGAAGTGCAGAGGAAATGCGTGCCTTACGCAGTGCTATGGCCCAGGAAACAGGACATACAGATACAGATGATACGGAGGTATTCTGAAAACGCTTTGCGTACACCTGCACATATACGTACGCGAGAAAGTCTATAAAATGTACTGTATCATCTGTATCTGTATTTCTCAGAAAGCCTTCTTCACAAACAATAGGTTAAGGCCTGCCAAAGCACTGAATAAGGACTCGTAAATCATTGAGTAACAAGGCGTAAGTCACTAATTTACGACCTCAAAGTCACTAAACTGCGATGTCAAAACAAGTGGTTTATAAATCTACAGTCAAATACAGGCACAAATCCATCAAAACAAACAAGGAAAAATGATTATCAAAAGTTACCCCAAAAGCGAATTGGCTCTCATGTATTTCCCCGACAGCGAACCTCATGTAGCCACCAATCACCTCACAAAGTGGATAAAAGGCAACCCCTCACTCGTTGAAGCACTGAGAAGTTGCCACCAGAGCAGGCACGCCAAATTCTACTCGGCCCAGGCCGTCAGGTTCATCATAGAACATCTGGGTGAACCATAAAGATTATCGCACTTTATCGCATCCGCAGGCATCGATGCGCACGTTGTGCACGAATCACGGCTTCCAAATGTAGTACCTTTGCATTATCAGAGAAACGCTCTGACGAGTGTAGAAAGCTTTTCGCGCGGAAGCCGCTCGAGCTCTGCTCGCTTTTACAAAGCGGAGCGACTAAAAGATTTTTTCACTCTTCACTATTCACTTTAACTTTACCATTATGATTTCCTACGTATTGAAACAAAACAAGAACCCGCATTCTGTATCAAAAGGTAACTGGTTTGCCTATCCCGACATTAAGCAGACCGTCAACCTCTCCAAGCTGGCAGAACTGATGTGCCTCCATAACACCGGTTTCTCTAAGGGTGCTGTCAATGGTTTGCTCACCGATATGGTCAGCATCATCAAGGAACAGCTTCTGGAGGGAAAGAACGTGAAGATTGCCGACCTTGCCATCTTCTCTCTGGGTATCAAGAACACCAAGGGCGGTGCCAAGAGCGAGGCCGATTTCTCGGTCGTCAAGAATATCCAGGGCGTGAAACTCCGTGCACGTGCCACCGGTGAACTGATCACCAAGAGCCTGAACCTGGAGGCTTCACTGATGAAGGCCACGGCTAATACGAACATCGCTAACGGCGGTACCACGGATGACGGGAACGGAGGAGGCGGAAACAACGAAGGACCTGTAAACCCCTAAACATTAAACATTAAACATTAATCATTAATCATTAAACATTAATCATTAAATTTCAGGAAAAATGAAGAATAAGACATTATGGAAATTCGTGATTCAAACAAGTATTAGCATGCTGTCGGCCATCGCCACAGCACTCGGTGTAGCTAGTTGTATGTAGCCCATGCGTAGTATAGATTTAATCGTAGTGCACTGCTCCGCCACCCGTTGCAATCGGCGCTATAGCGTGATGCAACTGATCCGCGACCATCGCGATCGCTTCGGGTTCACGGGCTACCACTACTACATCACACGCGACGGCACCGTCACCCAGACACGTCATGAGCAACTCATCGGTGCCCATGCCAAGGGCTATAACAGTCGTTCCCTGGGTGTATGCTACGAAGGAGGGTTGGATAAGGAGGGCAAAACGGCCGATACCAGGACCATCAAACAGAAGCGAGCGCTCCTTGCACTGCTCAAGAGGCTCAAACGGGAACATCCCCAAGCGCAGATC
Proteins encoded:
- a CDS encoding N-acetylmuramoyl-L-alanine amidase; translation: MRSIDLIVVHCSATRCNRRYSVMQLIRDHRDRFGFTGYHYYITRDGTVTQTRHEQLIGAHAKGYNSRSLGVCYEGGLDKEGKTADTRTIKQKRALLALLKRLKREHPQAQILGHRDLPNVHKACPCFDAKTEYQDL
- a CDS encoding DNA-binding protein; protein product: MISYVLKQNKNPHSVSKGNWFAYPDIKQTVNLSKLAELMCLHNTGFSKGAVNGLLTDMVSIIKEQLLEGKNVKIADLAIFSLGIKNTKGGAKSEADFSVVKNIQGVKLRARATGELITKSLNLEASLMKATANTNIANGGTTDDGNGGGGNNEGPVNP
- a CDS encoding smalltalk protein, with the protein product MKNKTLWKFVIQTSISMLSAIATALGVASCM
- a CDS encoding DUF4248 domain-containing protein, translating into MIIKSYPKSELALMYFPDSEPHVATNHLTKWIKGNPSLVEALRSCHQSRHAKFYSAQAVRFIIEHLGEP